In a single window of the Pseudomonas entomophila genome:
- a CDS encoding response regulator, whose translation MLQYGQKSFLIVDDFTDFRTSTRSMLRELGVRDVDTADSGEQALRMCSQKRYDFILQDFHLGDGKKNGQQVLEDLILDKLISHECVFIMVTAESSQSIVLSAIEHEPDAYLTKPFNRVGLAQRLEKLTQRKTLLKPILQALDRSRPAEVLAACAELCKKDPRFAPLCLRYRADALRDLNRFEELEKFLKSILASRPQPWVYAALGNLLHKRGQNAQAQGVYEQALKAFPIMPNLYDGMAEVLVAQGETRRAQHMLEEAVRLSPLAVRRQAALGKLALDNADFESASKAFRHAVNQGQSSRYKDAESNLGLVQALMNKNAGNGLDARTRVEINTVLSEVAKENVEDQGLQVRARLMKAASLQQAGDAETAAKLTEQAMQRLDKMEQFFSVEAALTVAKQLQQLGQDAAGTSILKGCVETYGDDPKVMQSVAKLTDDPTVLGAVTEAVDLNRQGVRSYQGGQLNEALGMFRKALSLQPKNISIALNTAQALLRIGGETPSPAVMQECRNCLTSVAGIPASDSRYDRYRKLHIRVFGA comes from the coding sequence ATGCTGCAGTACGGGCAAAAAAGCTTTCTGATCGTCGACGATTTCACCGACTTTCGCACCTCGACCCGCTCCATGCTGCGGGAGCTGGGCGTGCGCGACGTGGATACCGCGGACAGCGGCGAGCAGGCGCTGCGCATGTGCTCGCAGAAGCGCTACGACTTCATTCTCCAGGACTTTCACCTGGGCGATGGCAAGAAGAATGGCCAGCAGGTGCTCGAAGACCTGATCCTCGACAAGCTCATCAGCCATGAGTGCGTTTTCATCATGGTCACGGCCGAAAGCAGCCAGTCCATCGTGCTCAGTGCCATTGAACACGAGCCCGACGCCTACCTGACCAAGCCTTTCAATCGGGTCGGTTTGGCCCAGCGGCTGGAGAAGCTCACCCAGCGCAAGACGCTGCTCAAGCCTATCCTCCAGGCCCTCGACCGCTCCCGCCCGGCCGAAGTGCTCGCGGCTTGTGCAGAGCTGTGCAAGAAAGATCCGCGTTTCGCCCCGCTGTGCCTGCGCTATCGCGCCGACGCACTGCGAGACCTGAACCGTTTCGAGGAACTCGAGAAGTTTCTCAAGAGCATCCTCGCCAGCCGCCCGCAGCCGTGGGTCTACGCTGCACTGGGCAACCTGCTGCACAAGCGTGGCCAGAATGCCCAGGCCCAGGGTGTGTACGAGCAGGCGCTCAAGGCCTTCCCGATCATGCCCAACCTGTACGACGGCATGGCCGAGGTACTGGTAGCCCAAGGTGAAACCCGACGTGCCCAGCACATGCTGGAAGAAGCGGTGCGCCTGTCGCCACTCGCCGTGCGCCGCCAGGCCGCGCTGGGCAAGCTGGCCTTGGACAACGCTGACTTCGAAAGTGCTTCGAAGGCCTTCCGTCATGCCGTGAATCAGGGGCAGAGTTCACGTTACAAGGATGCCGAAAGCAACCTGGGGCTCGTCCAGGCACTGATGAACAAGAACGCCGGCAATGGCCTCGACGCCCGGACCCGCGTCGAAATCAACACCGTGCTCAGCGAAGTGGCCAAGGAGAACGTCGAGGACCAGGGCCTGCAGGTGCGCGCACGGTTGATGAAGGCCGCCAGCCTGCAGCAGGCCGGTGACGCGGAAACCGCGGCCAAGCTTACCGAGCAGGCCATGCAGCGCCTGGACAAGATGGAACAGTTCTTCTCGGTCGAAGCAGCGCTCACCGTGGCCAAGCAGTTGCAACAGCTTGGCCAGGACGCGGCGGGCACCTCGATTCTCAAGGGTTGCGTGGAGACCTACGGCGATGACCCCAAGGTCATGCAGAGCGTGGCCAAGCTCACTGACGACCCCACGGTGCTCGGTGCCGTGACCGAGGCGGTGGATCTGAACCGTCAAGGCGTGCGCAGCTATCAGGGTGGGCAGCTCAACGAGGCGCTGGGTATGTTCCGCAAGGCGCTTTCGTTGCAGCCGAAGAATATCAGTATCGCCTTGAACACCGCCCAGGCGCTGCTGCGTATCGGCGGCGAGACACCGTCGCCCGCAGTCATGCAGGAGTGCCGCAACTGCCTGACCAGCGTGGCCGGCATTCCCGCCAGCGACAGCCGCTACGACCGCTACCGCAAATTGCATATCCGGGTGTTCGGCGCATGA